TTTTCTGTACCACAGCCCAATTCCTATTTTTAAAgcatgaggcctgaccaggtggcggcgcagtgaatagagcatcggactgggatgcagaggacccaggttcgagaccctgaggtcaccagcttgagcgcgggctcatctggtttgagcaaaagcccaccagcttgaacccaaggtcactgcctcgagcaaggggttactcgacctgctgaaggcccgtagtcaaggcacgtttgagaaggcaatcaatgaacaactaaggtgttgcaacgcgcaatgaaaaactaatgatgcttctcatctctctccgttcctgtctatctgtccctgtctatccctctctctgactcactcgctgtctctgtaataaataaataaataaataaaaattaaagcatgaggacctttcatttatatatttatgttgcaCACTGTTCCAAATAGGCTTGGGTCACAACTGAAGATGGAGACAGACTTGCAAATTAGAGGGTGTGGAGAGCCTGGGTCAGGAATCCTGTTCCCAGATCCCAGCCATATTGATTCTGTGACCATGGACTGATCTGTCTAGgaacttgatttttcttattAGTAAAAATtgggggtggccctggccgttggctcagcgatagagcgtcggcctggcgtgcgggggacccgctttcgattcccggccagggcacataggagaagcgcccatttgcttctccatccccccccccccttactctctgtctttctcttcccctcccgcagccaaggctccattggagcaaagatggcccgggtgctggggatggctccttggcctctgccccaggcgtgccgggtggatcccggtcgggcgcatgcgggtctgtctgactgtctctccccgtttccagcttcagaaaaaaaaaaaaaaaaaattgggggctGCTGCATTTACGTATAAGGAGCTTGATAATATGATATGCTTGTTACTTGGCATCATGGTGGGCTGAGGCTCTGGGCACTTTTATCCAAAGGATCATTAATAATGGAAGGAAAGCTCTCCTGACTTAATGCAGTGATGCCAGTTCTTTGCACTGGTTACTGCTGGATTGTCTCCATCCATTCATGCCCAAGACATTCTAGTGCCAAAACTTAACTTCGCTAAAATCATTCTCCTTAATTTCCGTATTTGGTAAATGGTCTCTCAGATACACCCTGATCTGACTGTTTTAGTTGTATTCTAAAGAGCTTCCTGACTCTGAAACTGATTCTCTTTGACTTCTTAGTACagctaaatgttttttttttggggggggttattAGTATTGCAGTTGTGGGGAACAGTGTATGGAATGAACATTGGCTTAGAAACTCTTGGTTTTTGTCCCCCCAAATTACTTTTATCAATAATTAGCTGTTCGTCCTTGGgcaaattattgattgattaattttagaaagagagaaatatcagtcTGGTTTGATCCTCCAGgggtatcaaaccagcaacctctttgcATCGGGATGAAGCTCTTAACCAACCAAGATATCCAGCCAGGACTGTCCTTAGGCAGATTACTTAACCACTCtgagtctgttttctcatctctaaactgGGATTAATTTCTGCCCGTTCTGCTTTAACAGCGTTATTGTGGGGTGGAaaataaggtgatgaaaaatagTATGCAATATGTAAGCAAATGGcatcacattattattattattttaattttttttttaaaggctttttttttttaattttttatttatttatttatttttacagaggcagagatagacagggacagacagacaggaacggagagagatgagaagcatcaatcatcagtttctcgttgcgcgttgcgacttcttagttgttcattgattgctttctcatatgtgccttgaccgcgggccttcagcagaccgagtaaccccctgctggagccagcgaccttgggtccaagctggtgagctctttgctcaagccatatgagcccgcgctcaagctggctacctcggggtctcgaacctgggtccttccgcatcccagtccgacgctctatccactgtgccaccacctggtcaggctattattttaatttttaatttatcgaattttagagagaggaagggagaagacaggagacagaaactgttcctgtatatgccctgaccagggattgaactggccacctttgtaccgggctgatactctaaccagccgagctttccagccagggcacattatTATTCTTGTAGTGAGCTCACCACCAGGCCATGGGGGTGAGTTGAGGAGCATTGAGTCCTGAGAGCCTGGGTCTTAACATTACTTGGACTTTCTTCCCTAGAACACTTTAAGACAAACAGGTGCTCTGCTCCAATTTTGACAAGCTTCCCTTTAAAAGGGAGTGGTTGAGTGGTAGTCTTGATTTCTTTAACCTAATTTCTGGGTGAATCCGCTGGTCGAAACATACTGTTAAcatatttctcattttgtttaacTCTGATAATGCCTTTCCCACAACTGCTGCTTTTATTCTGTCTTTCATTAGTCTTGGTTTTGCCATTCTTATTACCTTCCACATGTCTCTGTTTCTTGGTAGGAAGGTGACAGAATTCTTCtcgttctgtttcttttcttaatttttctgttcctttgagagagaaagagagagagacaaaggggagtggggggaggagagaagcattaacttgccattctacttaattgttccatttagttgtgtactcagtGGTGGTGTACTCAGTTTCtcgtaagtgccctgaccagggatgctTAGATGccaacccatgaccttggcacaccaggatgatgctatatccactgagcaacctggccagggccagtgacagGATTCTTAAGTTGAGAAAGAGTTTCTATGATTTTAACTGTGATCATAATAGCAACCAGTCCAGGTCAGTATTCCTTTCTGATTACCCCCTTTCCTGGAAACGTTCTAGCTGTTTGTCAAAAGAAACCTTCTTTTTTTCCCATGGTGATGAATTAGAAGGGGGGGGTTGTCATCCACAATGTAGATTTCATCTaggacttccttccttccccccagaGAGGGCCTTGGGTCCTCTGCTGCTCCTGGGTGGGGCCTTGGGAGTGCAGTTTAACTTTAGGCCAGGACACTGCAGATGTTCTAAGGCACAAGGAAACCATTGGTCAACCTGCTGACCCGCAGAGGGTGATTTGTAAATGTCTGCTGTGGGTCTTTCACAGGATCTAGTGAACGACTGCTGCTCCCACACCAGACTAGTGACTGGAGCTCAGCTGCAGTGGGGTTCTGGGTTGGCAGATGCCTACCTGGTGTGTTGGATGTGTGACTGCTCAGTGCGTGAGACAccttttgttagtttgtttttaattatttccagtctgacctgtggtggcacagtggataaagcattgacctagaatgctgaggtcgctgattcaaaaccttgggcttgcctggtcagggcacatatgggagttgatggttcctgctcctcctctcttctctctcctctctaaagaatgaataagtaatttttttccattgacttgagcgagagagaagggcaaagagagagaaaagcatcaacttgatccacttagttgttccatttagtcgtgtattcattgattgcttctggtatgtgccctgactggagattgaacccatgaccttggcaagccggggtgatgctctgtctactgagcaACTCAGCTAAGGCTCGTGAAGTGCCTTTTACAGCCTATTTTGCAGTGGGTCTGTCTGCAGCCCTGCCACATTGACCCAGGAGAGCAAATTCCTTGACTACTccacagggggtgatgctctttccCTCCAGACACAGGTGACCTTCCCTTGAATCCTGACATTGCATTGAGGCCTATTCAGACTCTCACCAAACTTTCTCTTTTGTGCGTCTTGGTCCTGACTGCCTTTTGAATCTCTTTTAGAGCTCTGAGCTCTTCACCCTGACCTATGGGGCTCTGGTCACCCAACTGTGCAAGGACTATGAAAATGATGAAGATGTGAATAAACAGCTAGACAAAATGTGAGTGAGCTCCTCTGTGGGAGCAGCAAGAATGGGGCTCCCGAGTCCGTGAACCAGCATGGTCCATTAGGGCCAGCagggttttctctctcttttttttttattttttatttttatttttgtatttttccaaagctggaaacggggatagacagtcagacagactcccgcatgcgcctgaccgggatccacccggcacgcccaccagggggcaatgcttcctctggggcgtcgctctgtcgcgaccagagccactctagcgcctgggacagaggccaaggagccatctccagcgcccgggccatctttgctccaatggagcctcgctgcaggaggggaagagagagacagagaggaaggagggggggtggagaagcagatgggcgcttctcctgtgtgccctggccgggaatcgaacccaggacttctgcacgccaggctgacgctctaccactgagccaatcggccagggcggtTTTCTCTCTCTTAACCAACATTTGATTTCCACTGAGCTCATTAATTGGGATGTTTGAAattatctctgttttcttttactaCCAATAGTCTTATGTACAAATACAAGAAATTCAGATCCTGTAATATATTCggttctttcatttcctttccagGGGCTATAACATTGGCGTTCGACTGATTGAAGATTTCTTGGCACGGTCAAATGTGGGGAGGTGCCATGACTTTCGGGAAACAGCGGATGTCATCGCCAAGGTCATTATCCCGGGCCCGTTGGCCATGCCGAAGGATTGTCTTTGGGAGGCACAGCTTACCATTCTTTCCCTTAGAGAGGCCCTTACTATTCCAGAAGTCTAGTTAGGCAGCTTGTTTGGGCCAGAGAAGCCTTCCTGGTGGTTTGGGAATAGCACAGATTATGAAGAAGGGAGTGGTGGTTGGGATCACCACTGTGGATTAAAGCCCCACTGAAACCAAAGCCAGATCTCTACTGGGAAGATGTGGCAGAGTGCATGGCAGTTAGAGGACAGATACGCCTGGCTTCAAAGTCTGGCTCCAGTGCTTACTAGTTCTTAGGTAACTTACTTTTAACCTCTTTAATTACCAGTTACCTCATctttaaagtgaagaaaataagagcttcctcacagggttgttgtaaggAGTAAATGAAAAAACGAACATGAGCATTCAGGTAAAATGAACGCACTTAATGTAGTGTGCGTATAGTGAATACTTTAGTGTTACATAATACAGGGTTAATAACAAATGATAAAACTCCTATGGCTTTATCGTGTCAGTTACCTACACTGTTGGCTCTTTCCGTTGTCAGCACATTGGCCTTGCCCAAATCCAAGAGAGCTGACAGTGGAGAATTGTGAGGCTTTGGAATTAGGAGGGTACATAGAGGGAAGGATGTTTTCAGAGTAGCTCTGCCCCAGTGACCTTTATTTCCATCAAGAAAaaggctcaggccctggccggttggctcagtggtagagcgtcggcctgtcgtgcaggagtcccgggttcgattcccggccagggcacacaggagaggcgcccatttgcttctccacccctccccctctccttcctctctgtttctctcttcccctcctgcagccaatggcccgggcgcaggggatggctctgtggcctctgcctcaggctctagagtggctctggtcacaacagagcgacaccccagataggcagagcattgccccctggtgggcgtgccgggtggatcctggtcgggtgcgtgcgggagtctgtctgactgcctccccgtttctggcttcggaaaaatacaaaaaaaaaaaaaaaaggaaaagaaaagaaaaaggctcaGACAAAAGAAGGGCTTAGGTGGCACAGATAGGACAGGGGTGAATGGGGCCTATCTGCACTCAGATGCTGGTTGAGGGCAGGCTCCCCACTCAGAATAGCAGTGTTCCTGCCGAGCAGTGCAGGGGACAGCACGTTGTTGCCTGAGTGTATGATGCCTTGAAAGAGGAGTGTGGAATTGTGCACAGAtgccttttctgtttgtttggggttttgccCTGAGTACTTAAAGCCTCAGTGTCTTGCAGAGGCACAGTTTTGTTCCTGAGCCACTTAGTTCCCATTTGCCAGCCTGTCGCCATCTCTGTCATACAGCCCGACTGCTCTTCCCATGGTGCTCTTGTGTGTCCCCTGACAGGTGGCATTCAAGATGTACTTGGGCATCACTCCAAGCATCACCAATTGGAGCCCAGCTGGTGACGAATTCTCCCTCATTTTGGAAAATAACCCCTTGGTGGACTTTGTGGAACTTCCTGATAACCACTCATCCCTTATTTATTCCAATCTCTTGTGTGGGGTGTTGCGGGGAGCCTTGGAGATGGTGAGTACAGCTCTTTTCCCTCTGGGACACCTGGAATATAGCAGGGGCTTGATAAATGTTTGCAtgaacaagagagaaagaagaaaggcctCACCTAGCATTTGCTGCCTGAGACAGTGGTGCTGCTGAGCATAGGATGAAGCTGGACAGACTGGGAGACGGTGCTGTCAGCTCCCAGAACATCCATTCCCAGCTTGGCTTATTTGGTGACAGTCTCATTTGGGTGTGTTCTTTGCTAAGTCTCTCCTTAGGGGCTGGGGCCACTACCTTCTACAAAGGAACATTGGAATTGACAGTCCTGTCCTGTGGGAAGCCAGTCCCCTTTTTTTGGCTATGTGGATGAGCCAGTTATAATCCTATTCCCAGTGGTTTCCCAGAGACTGTTGCCAAGTAGCCACCCCTTCATTTTCCCACTGTCCCCAGATCCAGATGGCTGTGGAGGCCAGGTTTGTCCAGGACACCCTGAAAGGAGACGGTGTGACAGAGATCCGGATGAGGTTCATCAGGCGGATTGAGGACAACCTCCCAGCTGGAGAAGAGTGACTCCCCCGGACTTCGGGGTAGCTAGCAGGAGCGCTGGCTGGAATCAGAAAGCCTCAGTGctccctctgccctctggaaCTCAGTGACTCTTTAACACGGATGTTATATATTCTTCTAACCCTGTTTCCATTCTCCATTCAAGTAAAGAGCAGACTGTGATATAGTCCAGGCACCGCACAAGCGTGTGCATTCAGGAGGAAATCCTTTGCTCCCCTTCCCTTCAAAGGGGCCGAATGTATTCACCCTTGGTTGGACTAGAAAGAGCTCAACCATTTTACACTCGTTTGAATTTTCCAAAGCAAAACTCACTTTGTCCCCATTAAGAAGCAAGCCTGGCACATCTATCCCTGGGCCCTCAGAAAGCCATTGGCACATGGCTGAAGGAGACCCAAGGccgtggggcagggaggagagatggggaggggtgggctGCAGTTGCTGGCTGGGGTGTGACATACCCCGGTGCTCGCCGGGAAGGGGAGCCAGTCGTGCTGGAAGCACTGACTTCTGGGCAGCCACCCAGGTCTCACTCCTCCCCGCTGTTCGGAGGCAGCATCTCCTCTTTTTAGAggttcatccttttttcttacaaATTCTTCAATAAAGACACATTCTTGAGTGAAGTCCCAATCCtgtcctgttttctttctgctcAGCCCCAGGGAATTTTGTTACAGTGGGGCAAGGAGACCAGCTAAGTCCCTGGGCCCTGCCTTGATTTTACCTGGTCCAGGACGGGCTTCCCAGAGACCAGAGAGCCTGGGAGACCCGGGAGCAAACCAGGCCCCTTCAGAGTCATTTTTGGGTCTACTCTTTAGTAAAATCTAGAGCAGACCATTATCCCAGGCATACCTAAAATGGAGTACCCTGGGCTCTTGTCCACCAAGTCAGGGGATTTGGCTTAGAGAGACCATGTACACCCTGGTGTTGGCTACCATTTATTGCATACTTAGCATTTGTCAGACTGTACTGACCACTTTGTATGCATTAACTAATTCACAATAATGCTGTTTTTAGAGGGAGGCCACAGGTTGCCTAAGGTCATACAGCTGGTAAGAGGAGAAGCTAGGGTTCAGAGCCCCAGCCAgactccaaagcccatgttcTTGACAATGGCTGGCGAGtgctgtggggaggagggcaggccTGTGGCTTCCTCACCTAGCCCTACAGagctaatggggggggggggttcaggcCTTGTTTGGTAGCTATTTTCTTGGGGTCCAGATACTCAGAtcactgggggaggggagtaagtgGGGGCCAAGGTTGTAGACAGGCCTGAGACAAGCAACAATGTCGCACTGTGCTTGAAGAGTGTCGGCTGTCTAGGTAAGGACCAGAGCTCTG
The Saccopteryx bilineata isolate mSacBil1 chromosome 3, mSacBil1_pri_phased_curated, whole genome shotgun sequence DNA segment above includes these coding regions:
- the TRAPPC3 gene encoding trafficking protein particle complex subunit 3; this encodes MSRQANRGTESKKMSSELFTLTYGALVTQLCKDYENDEDVNKQLDKMGYNIGVRLIEDFLARSNVGRCHDFRETADVIAKVAFKMYLGITPSITNWSPAGDEFSLILENNPLVDFVELPDNHSSLIYSNLLCGVLRGALEMIQMAVEARFVQDTLKGDGVTEIRMRFIRRIEDNLPAGEE